In Lusitaniella coriacea LEGE 07157, a genomic segment contains:
- a CDS encoding cation:proton antiporter, whose amino-acid sequence MIFVQPIAEITVGTSVLAQPFFSFLNHPLLATANETGAEQSSLILAGVLVSLVVIYIASKVGGELCARINLPPVLGELVGGAVVGVSALHLLIFPESGSQAADSLIVKFLETTAGLTPESAASVFSAQSETISLLAELGVIILLFEIGLESDLKELIRVGPQAAVVAVVGVVAPFAAGTAGLIYLFNISAVPAIFAGAALTATSIGITAKVLAEIGRLSSTEGQIIIGAAVLDDVLGIIVLAVVASLAKTGEIEITNIIYLIISAAVFLVGAILIGRFLSPYFVGLVNEMKTRGQLLLTALIFAFILSYIASAIHLEAILGAFAAGLVLAETDKSRELEEQILPVADIFVPIFFVCVGAKTDLSVLNPAVPSNREGLIIAAFLIVTAIVGKVITGFTLWQPGINKLAVGVGMIPRGEVGLVFAGVGSASGALSESTEAAIIMMVISTTFIAPPLLRLVFKDKPDSADEIQLDSATSQDSSSN is encoded by the coding sequence ATGATTTTTGTACAACCCATCGCTGAAATAACTGTTGGGACGAGCGTTCTCGCCCAACCTTTTTTTTCCTTTCTCAATCACCCATTACTCGCAACCGCTAACGAAACTGGAGCAGAGCAAAGTTCACTGATTCTTGCTGGCGTGCTGGTGAGTTTAGTCGTAATTTACATCGCCAGTAAAGTTGGGGGAGAACTGTGCGCTCGCATTAACCTCCCCCCCGTTCTTGGAGAACTGGTTGGTGGTGCAGTTGTTGGAGTTTCAGCCCTTCACCTGCTCATTTTCCCCGAAAGCGGCTCCCAAGCTGCCGACTCGCTCATTGTAAAATTCCTAGAAACCACTGCCGGGTTAACTCCCGAATCGGCAGCTTCTGTCTTCTCTGCTCAAAGCGAAACCATCTCGCTCTTAGCAGAACTGGGAGTGATTATTCTACTCTTTGAAATCGGATTAGAATCCGACCTCAAGGAGCTAATTCGCGTTGGTCCTCAAGCTGCTGTTGTAGCGGTTGTGGGGGTCGTTGCACCTTTCGCTGCTGGGACTGCGGGATTAATTTACCTTTTTAATATCTCCGCCGTTCCCGCCATCTTTGCAGGAGCTGCACTCACCGCAACCAGCATCGGCATTACCGCCAAAGTTCTCGCAGAAATCGGACGACTCAGTTCCACTGAAGGTCAAATTATTATCGGTGCTGCGGTTTTAGATGACGTTCTCGGCATCATTGTCCTCGCTGTCGTTGCCAGTCTCGCGAAAACTGGCGAAATTGAAATTACCAATATCATTTATCTGATTATTAGCGCTGCCGTTTTTCTGGTAGGAGCGATTTTAATCGGACGTTTCCTCAGTCCCTACTTTGTCGGACTGGTGAACGAGATGAAAACACGCGGTCAACTCCTGCTTACCGCCTTGATTTTCGCCTTTATTTTGTCCTACATTGCTTCTGCCATCCATCTCGAAGCGATTTTAGGCGCTTTTGCTGCGGGATTAGTTCTTGCAGAAACCGATAAGAGTCGGGAATTAGAAGAACAAATTCTTCCCGTAGCGGATATCTTCGTTCCTATCTTCTTTGTCTGTGTCGGCGCGAAAACCGATTTAAGCGTTCTCAACCCTGCCGTTCCCAGCAATCGAGAAGGATTGATCATTGCGGCATTCCTCATTGTCACTGCTATTGTCGGCAAAGTTATCACTGGATTTACTCTATGGCAACCGGGAATTAATAAATTAGCCGTTGGTGTCGGGATGATTCCTCGTGGCGAAGTCGGCTTGGTCTTTGCTGGCGTGGGTTCTGCGAGTGGAGCGCTCTCAGAGTCAACAGAAGCCGCTATTATCATGATGGTTATCTCAACAACATTTATCGCGCCGCCTCTATTGCGTTTGGTCTTTAAAGATAAACCCGATTCGGCAGATGAAATACAACTGGACTCTGCAACTTCGCAAGATTCCTCCAGTAACTAA
- a CDS encoding N-acetylmuramoyl-L-alanine amidase codes for MRYSWLLLSLLSIFLCLSPAEAARLLFWRFDRNQNQLIFTTDVGVQPKAQLISNPTRLVIDLPGIVLGRPTANQAIGGAIRSVRVGQFDNRTTRIVVELAPGYTMDPQKIRFRGASPREWSVELPDPERLQSQSSPSTRTNISTTATPVARVGNGNDVRVTRNGFFLDLGEQSPKKIEVRRSRDRRTIDVDLEGLEWSNRLAAQTLSVNQYGVSSMAFSQVDSEVARLTLTIDPKSPDWQASISRFGGLVLVPTVGAGVLQSNSASVVSAANDSRIAIVESIDMEGRNLLVRANRAVSVTSRWNAEARLYEITIPNARLAEDVSGPDLSSRGPIAELRLRQQDSQTVVLLVKPSRGIRVSQIDPLRDSGLRIGFQRGSTLSPPRISVAPPPTPPTISGSNAIPVPPPSRNSPVLPRTSPPSTNLPRIPNGRVLVVVDPGHGGKDPGAIGIGGLQEKDVNIDISLRLARILEQQGVKVILTRSNDTFISLQGRTVMANRARADLFVSIHANAVGGRRPDVNGFEIYYYSSGGELARTIHRSVLQSINIRDRRVRTARFYVLRNSSMPAVLVETGFVTGREDSANLRNPQHRQQMAEAIARGILQYIQRRI; via the coding sequence TTGAGATATTCTTGGCTACTCCTGAGTTTACTGAGCATTTTTCTTTGCCTATCCCCTGCCGAGGCAGCAAGGCTGCTGTTCTGGCGTTTTGATAGGAATCAAAACCAACTCATTTTTACAACGGATGTTGGCGTTCAACCCAAAGCTCAACTCATCTCTAATCCCACCCGCTTGGTGATCGATCTGCCCGGAATCGTTCTGGGGCGACCTACCGCCAACCAAGCAATTGGAGGGGCAATCAGAAGCGTGCGCGTCGGTCAATTTGACAATCGAACCACTCGAATCGTCGTCGAACTCGCTCCCGGTTACACGATGGACCCCCAAAAAATTCGCTTCCGGGGCGCATCCCCAAGGGAATGGTCAGTCGAACTCCCCGACCCCGAACGCCTCCAATCCCAATCTTCTCCATCGACTAGAACCAATATCTCCACCACTGCCACTCCAGTTGCTCGCGTTGGTAATGGTAATGATGTGAGAGTGACGCGCAATGGCTTTTTTCTGGATTTAGGAGAACAATCCCCAAAAAAGATTGAGGTGCGGCGAAGTCGCGATCGTCGCACCATTGACGTTGACCTAGAAGGACTCGAGTGGTCGAATCGTCTCGCCGCTCAGACCTTAAGCGTCAACCAGTACGGCGTGAGTTCGATGGCATTTTCCCAGGTCGATTCGGAGGTTGCGCGACTCACCTTAACGATCGACCCCAAAAGCCCGGATTGGCAAGCTTCTATCAGTCGTTTCGGCGGTTTAGTTCTCGTCCCGACGGTGGGCGCGGGAGTGCTGCAAAGTAACTCTGCTTCGGTTGTTTCTGCTGCAAATGATTCTCGGATCGCGATCGTAGAATCAATCGATATGGAAGGACGGAACCTGCTCGTCCGTGCAAATCGCGCTGTTAGCGTCACGAGTCGCTGGAACGCAGAAGCTAGACTTTACGAAATTACCATTCCCAACGCTCGACTGGCAGAGGATGTGAGCGGCCCTGATTTGAGTTCGCGCGGACCTATTGCCGAACTGCGCTTGCGCCAACAAGATTCCCAAACCGTTGTTCTCCTGGTGAAACCATCGCGCGGCATTCGCGTGAGTCAGATCGATCCTTTAAGGGATAGCGGACTTCGCATTGGATTCCAGCGCGGTTCGACCCTCTCTCCTCCCAGGATTTCCGTTGCTCCTCCCCCGACTCCCCCGACTATATCGGGTAGCAACGCCATTCCCGTGCCGCCCCCAAGCCGAAATTCGCCCGTTCTGCCGAGAACTTCGCCGCCATCAACCAACCTCCCCAGAATCCCCAACGGACGGGTATTAGTCGTTGTCGATCCCGGACACGGAGGGAAAGACCCCGGTGCCATTGGTATTGGCGGATTGCAGGAGAAGGATGTGAATATCGACATTTCTCTACGCTTGGCTCGAATCTTAGAGCAGCAAGGGGTTAAGGTGATTCTGACTCGCTCTAACGACACCTTTATTAGCTTGCAAGGACGCACGGTGATGGCCAATCGAGCGAGAGCCGATTTGTTTGTCAGCATCCATGCTAATGCTGTTGGGGGGCGGCGACCGGATGTGAACGGATTTGAAATCTATTACTATTCCAGTGGAGGGGAGTTGGCAAGAACGATTCACCGAAGTGTTCTGCAAAGCATTAATATCCGCGATCGCCGCGTGAGAACGGCTCGTTTCTATGTTTTAAGGAACTCATCTATGCCAGCCGTATTAGTGGAGACGGGTTTTGTGACTGGAAGAGAAGAT